A stretch of the Marivirga tractuosa DSM 4126 genome encodes the following:
- a CDS encoding sensor histidine kinase yields MKKLLLMEAENVIETLNERIKELTCLYEISNIITLHHNSFDKTMNAIVQAIPKAWRHSESAIAEISLRKGHFISGTLQGSTIFQCVNIEVNGEEKGNLIIHYPDQKFSKTDFLQEEHQLLVKLAKEIGTFIENFEHRQNEELMERKFRHNDRLAILGQISAGIAHELNTPLTSILGFAQLIQKSDKNIQDDIEKIINSTLHAREIVKNLMFFACEMPQQIRAISINSLMEDSLKLLKPSFQNAEVSLNLQLSSEDIVVKLDPIQITQVIFNLVINAIQATPPGGYIIVKLRKEDNQLKMYFIDNGKGMSSQINDRIFEPFFTTKPEGEGSGLGLSVVHGIIKKHNGTINFSSEEEGGTTFIVSLPLQQKQ; encoded by the coding sequence TTGAAGAAACTACTACTAATGGAAGCTGAAAACGTAATAGAAACCTTAAACGAACGGATAAAGGAATTAACCTGCTTGTATGAAATATCCAATATAATTACTCTTCATCATAATTCTTTTGATAAAACCATGAATGCAATTGTTCAGGCGATTCCCAAAGCCTGGAGGCATTCTGAAAGTGCGATTGCAGAGATTTCATTGCGCAAGGGTCACTTTATTTCTGGAACTCTTCAAGGAAGTACAATATTTCAGTGTGTAAACATCGAAGTTAATGGAGAAGAAAAAGGAAATTTAATTATTCATTACCCCGATCAAAAATTTAGTAAGACAGATTTTCTTCAAGAAGAACATCAGCTTCTGGTCAAGCTTGCAAAAGAAATAGGGACTTTTATTGAAAACTTTGAACATAGACAAAATGAGGAGTTGATGGAACGAAAATTTAGGCATAATGATCGTTTGGCAATATTGGGACAGATTTCTGCTGGAATTGCACATGAGTTAAATACGCCATTAACGAGCATTTTGGGATTTGCCCAACTAATTCAAAAAAGTGATAAGAACATACAAGATGATATTGAAAAAATCATCAATTCAACACTTCATGCCAGAGAGATAGTTAAAAATCTGATGTTTTTTGCATGTGAAATGCCACAACAGATTAGAGCAATCTCTATCAATTCATTAATGGAGGATTCCTTAAAATTGCTTAAACCAAGTTTTCAAAATGCTGAAGTATCGCTAAACCTACAGCTTAGTTCCGAAGATATTGTTGTGAAACTTGACCCTATTCAAATCACACAAGTAATATTTAATTTGGTTATCAACGCTATTCAAGCAACGCCACCAGGTGGTTATATTATCGTTAAATTGAGAAAAGAAGATAATCAATTAAAAATGTACTTTATTGACAATGGAAAAGGAATGTCTTCACAAATAAATGACAGAATTTTTGAACCGTTTTTTACTACCAAGCCAGAAGGTGAAGGTTCTGGCTTGGGATTGAGTGTAGTCCATGGTATTATTAAAAAACATAATGGCACTATCAATTTTTCTTCTGAGGAAGAGGGCGGTACAACTTTTATTGTTTCACTCCCATTACAACAAAAGCAATGA
- the mreB gene encoding rod shape-determining protein has product MANKRDITIDLGNNNTVLTGMINTLFSESTVVALNSKKNSYLLAGKAALEMEGKINGDTKVVRPLKNGVIADLNATTKMLNAFVKTLYPSRSILGFHNIIASVPYGTTEVERRALRLALDQFNSRSTKLIFEPVAAALGMGLNIKEPDGKMIIDIGGGLTEISLISLSGVVTYMALKVGGDTFNSDIRNYIEKKYIISISEKSAEKIKLQIGAATENSIPLNEDCTVVGKDNLTGIPKQISLNYKEIAMILNNTLTKIEDSVIKTLEQCPPELAGDIYTNGVYLTGGGALLKGLKERLESSIQLKVHLSDQSLLSVSKGMEIVLSQMDKHKALIFK; this is encoded by the coding sequence ATGGCTAATAAAAGAGATATTACAATCGATCTTGGTAACAATAATACAGTTCTGACGGGCATGATCAATACTTTGTTTTCAGAATCAACAGTTGTAGCACTTAATAGTAAAAAGAATAGCTATTTACTTGCAGGTAAAGCTGCACTTGAGATGGAAGGGAAAATTAATGGGGACACCAAAGTAGTAAGACCTCTAAAAAATGGGGTTATTGCTGATTTAAATGCTACTACGAAAATGCTGAATGCTTTTGTGAAAACACTCTATCCTAGTAGGTCCATTTTAGGCTTTCATAATATAATTGCGAGTGTACCCTATGGTACTACGGAAGTAGAAAGAAGAGCTTTACGCCTTGCTTTAGATCAGTTCAATTCAAGGAGTACTAAACTAATTTTTGAGCCAGTAGCTGCAGCCTTGGGGATGGGATTGAATATAAAAGAGCCTGATGGGAAGATGATAATAGATATTGGCGGAGGACTAACGGAAATCAGTTTAATTTCACTGTCAGGTGTAGTTACATATATGGCTTTAAAAGTAGGTGGTGACACTTTTAATTCTGACATAAGGAATTATATAGAAAAGAAATATATTATATCAATTAGTGAAAAATCAGCGGAAAAAATCAAATTACAGATTGGTGCTGCCACTGAAAATAGTATCCCTTTAAATGAAGATTGTACTGTTGTAGGAAAAGATAATCTTACTGGAATACCCAAGCAAATTAGTTTGAATTATAAGGAGATCGCAATGATATTAAACAATACTTTAACAAAAATTGAAGACTCTGTTATTAAGACCTTAGAACAATGTCCTCCAGAGTTAGCCGGTGATATTTATACGAATGGCGTGTATCTTACAGGCGGTGGGGCTTTATTAAAGGGACTAAAAGAACGTTTGGAATCCTCAATTCAATTAAAGGTTCATCTATCAGATCAATCATTATTATCAGTTTCTAAAGGAATGGAAATAGTCCTATCCCAAATGGATAAACATAAAGCACTAATTTTCAAATAG
- the nadA gene encoding quinolinate synthase NadA → MNIANKILELKKEKNAVLLAHYYQYPEIQEIADFVGDSLALSKKASETEADIIVFAGVHFMGETAKLLSPHKKVIIPDLAAGCSLADSCSAADLETLRNEYPDHTVVTYINCSAEVKALSDYVCTSSNAVEVINNIPKNIPIIFAPDKNLGKYLIKETGRDMVLWDGACVVHEAFSFDKLLDLVNTYPDAEIIAHPESEPHFLKVAHFVGSTASLLNYVDTSDKMEFIIATEVGILHEMQKAVPEKTLIPAPIDEDNTCACSECAFMKINTIQKIYDCLLNETPEILIESTVLEKARKPIEAMLEFSYSIK, encoded by the coding sequence ATGAATATAGCAAATAAAATATTAGAACTCAAGAAAGAGAAAAATGCGGTTTTATTGGCGCATTACTATCAATATCCTGAAATTCAAGAAATAGCTGATTTTGTGGGTGATAGTTTGGCTTTATCGAAAAAGGCATCTGAAACAGAAGCTGATATTATTGTTTTTGCTGGAGTGCATTTTATGGGGGAAACTGCCAAGTTGCTGAGCCCTCATAAAAAAGTGATTATTCCTGATTTGGCTGCTGGCTGTAGCTTAGCAGATTCTTGCTCAGCTGCTGATTTAGAAACATTACGCAATGAATATCCAGATCATACAGTAGTTACTTATATCAATTGTAGCGCTGAGGTTAAAGCCTTAAGCGACTATGTATGCACCTCTTCAAATGCGGTTGAAGTCATTAATAATATCCCAAAGAATATACCTATAATTTTTGCTCCGGATAAAAACCTCGGTAAATATCTCATTAAAGAAACCGGTAGGGATATGGTGCTTTGGGATGGAGCATGTGTGGTACACGAAGCTTTTTCTTTTGATAAATTATTAGATTTAGTAAATACCTATCCGGATGCTGAAATCATTGCACATCCAGAGTCAGAACCTCATTTTTTAAAGGTTGCCCATTTTGTTGGTTCTACCGCTTCACTTTTGAATTATGTTGATACATCTGATAAAATGGAATTTATAATAGCCACGGAGGTGGGGATTCTTCATGAAATGCAGAAAGCAGTACCTGAGAAAACTTTGATTCCTGCACCGATTGATGAGGACAACACTTGCGCATGCAGTGAATGTGCCTTTATGAAAATCAATACCATTCAAAAAATATATGACTGTTTGCTAAATGAAACCCCCGAAATTCTAATTGAAAGTACTGTATTGGAAAAAGCTAGAAAGCCTATAGAAGCCATGTTAGAATTTTCTTATTCAATAAAATGA
- a CDS encoding GreA/GreB family elongation factor, giving the protein MKYNQIILEEMEFQFIQNLVKKFLASDETQNEAWIIKLTNELSNAIVKRENEMPVDVIKIGSKVDVETPYGRRNNIILVKPTEKNINENKISLLSPMGSALIGYAKGDEVDWDLPKGKSTIKILNVVN; this is encoded by the coding sequence ATGAAATACAATCAAATAATTCTGGAGGAGATGGAATTTCAATTTATTCAAAATCTAGTGAAGAAATTTTTAGCTTCAGATGAAACACAAAATGAAGCATGGATAATTAAATTAACTAATGAGCTCTCTAATGCTATCGTAAAAAGAGAAAATGAGATGCCCGTTGATGTAATAAAAATCGGGAGTAAAGTGGATGTGGAAACTCCGTATGGCAGAAGAAACAACATTATTTTGGTGAAGCCAACAGAAAAAAATATAAATGAAAATAAAATTTCTCTTTTATCGCCCATGGGGTCGGCTTTGATTGGTTATGCTAAAGGAGATGAAGTTGATTGGGATTTGCCCAAAGGAAAAAGTACAATTAAAATTTTAAATGTCGTGAACTAA
- a CDS encoding ABC transporter ATP-binding protein, with the protein MIKIENLNKHFSKHKVLNEINLHFSAGECVALIGPNGSGKTTLIKSILALVTVEKGEIHVQNENIRNQSDYRSKIGYMPQINRFPEHMSVQQLFKMMKSIRKDVTDYDLSLYEAFNIDSMRKKKLGILSGGMRQKVSAALAFLFKPEILILDEPTAGLDPVSNEILKKKLKEAIEKENKLVLITSHILNDLDDIADRVVYLMDGSLYFDKQMTDLKEETSESRLNKIIASILNTENHYV; encoded by the coding sequence ATGATCAAAATTGAAAATTTGAATAAGCATTTTTCCAAACATAAAGTATTAAATGAAATTAATCTCCATTTCAGTGCTGGAGAATGTGTGGCTTTAATTGGACCAAATGGATCAGGTAAAACCACACTTATAAAAAGCATTTTAGCACTAGTCACTGTTGAAAAAGGAGAGATTCATGTGCAAAATGAGAATATCCGAAATCAAAGTGACTATCGATCAAAAATAGGCTATATGCCCCAAATCAATAGGTTTCCTGAGCATATGTCTGTGCAGCAACTTTTTAAAATGATGAAAAGTATAAGAAAGGATGTGACTGATTATGATCTTTCCTTATATGAAGCATTCAATATCGATAGTATGCGCAAAAAGAAACTGGGGATATTATCTGGCGGAATGAGACAAAAGGTAAGTGCTGCCTTGGCGTTTCTTTTCAAACCCGAGATTTTAATTTTGGATGAGCCTACTGCCGGTTTAGATCCTGTATCAAATGAAATATTAAAGAAAAAGTTGAAAGAGGCTATTGAAAAGGAAAATAAATTGGTATTGATAACCTCTCATATTTTGAATGATCTGGATGATATAGCAGACCGGGTGGTCTACCTGATGGATGGAAGTTTATATTTTGATAAGCAAATGACTGATCTAAAAGAAGAAACATCTGAAAGCCGATTAAATAAAATTATTGCCAGCATTTTAAATACCGAAAATCACTATGTTTAA
- the nosD gene encoding nitrous oxide reductase family maturation protein NosD — MTRYFLLFYFVLISVSVSAKTIFVASSKSDNSIKDAVLKASENDTIFIKSGVYYENLISIEKPLTIIGEEGAIVDSQEGDEIFIVQSNGVVIKNLTLKNIGVSYIKDRAAIRLNRVRDVKILNNTLINTFFGIYLQKSNNCIVDGNKIIGGATDESTAGNAIHIWQGKRIQVTNNEVSFHRDGIYFEFVDESYIAKNLSKNNMRYGLHFMFSNYDQYENNRFQDNGSGVAVMFSKHIEMRDNQFLDNWGGASYGLLLKEISDGSIENNEFSRNTVGIYAEGANRLSIKSNLFHNNGKAMDIKGNSLDNKIVENDFVGNTFEVLTNSKSNLNHFEGNYWSQYTGYDLNKDGIGDVPHRPVNLFAIVTDKIPAASMLLHSFLVNSLDAAERLFPQFIPEQLIDQKPKIKPNHYDQN, encoded by the coding sequence ATGACTCGCTACTTTCTGCTCTTCTATTTTGTTCTAATATCAGTCAGCGTATCAGCTAAAACCATTTTTGTTGCCTCAAGCAAATCCGATAATTCGATTAAAGATGCAGTACTGAAGGCGTCTGAAAATGATACCATATTCATTAAATCTGGAGTTTATTATGAAAACCTGATCTCTATTGAAAAACCACTGACCATCATTGGCGAAGAGGGAGCCATAGTAGATAGTCAAGAAGGAGATGAAATATTCATTGTTCAAAGTAATGGTGTGGTCATTAAAAATCTAACACTGAAGAACATTGGAGTAAGTTATATTAAAGACCGAGCCGCTATAAGATTAAACAGAGTTAGGGATGTTAAAATTTTAAATAATACCCTCATCAATACCTTTTTTGGGATTTATCTACAAAAATCTAACAATTGTATTGTTGATGGGAATAAAATAATAGGTGGGGCCACAGATGAATCTACCGCGGGAAATGCAATCCATATTTGGCAAGGAAAGCGCATTCAAGTCACTAATAATGAAGTCTCATTTCATAGAGATGGGATCTATTTTGAATTTGTAGATGAAAGCTACATTGCCAAAAACCTAAGTAAAAATAATATGCGCTATGGATTACACTTTATGTTTTCCAATTATGACCAGTATGAGAATAACCGCTTTCAAGACAACGGATCCGGTGTGGCAGTGATGTTCAGCAAGCATATTGAAATGAGAGATAATCAATTTCTTGATAATTGGGGAGGCGCCAGCTACGGTTTGTTATTAAAAGAAATTTCAGATGGGAGTATTGAAAACAATGAATTTTCACGAAATACAGTAGGTATATACGCAGAAGGAGCCAACCGTCTGTCGATTAAAAGCAATCTCTTTCATAATAATGGTAAAGCCATGGACATTAAAGGCAATAGTCTGGATAATAAAATTGTAGAGAACGATTTTGTAGGCAATACTTTTGAAGTCCTGACTAATTCAAAATCAAACCTTAATCACTTTGAAGGGAATTACTGGAGCCAATATACGGGCTACGATTTGAATAAAGACGGAATTGGAGATGTACCGCATCGACCGGTAAATCTTTTTGCCATTGTCACAGACAAAATTCCAGCTGCCAGTATGTTATTGCACAGCTTTTTGGTGAATAGTTTGGATGCGGCAGAACGGCTGTTTCCGCAATTTATTCCTGAACAACTTATTGATCAAAAACCCAAGATTAAACCCAATCACTATGATCAAAATTGA
- a CDS encoding nitrous oxide reductase accessory protein NosL: protein MRYLKILCVLAVIVFVSGCSIEPEPINFGKDHCVYCKMTIADPKYGAELVTKKGRIYKFDAIECMLPYMKENADTEFGHTMAVAYDKPQSLQKVESLYFVKNAHFKSPMGKNLAAFVKQPQEFESMTWTQLTETFY from the coding sequence ATGAGATATTTAAAGATTCTTTGTGTCCTTGCAGTCATTGTATTTGTATCAGGGTGCTCAATAGAGCCTGAGCCAATTAATTTTGGCAAAGACCATTGCGTCTATTGCAAAATGACAATAGCAGATCCTAAATATGGAGCGGAACTTGTCACAAAAAAGGGACGAATATATAAATTCGATGCGATCGAATGTATGCTTCCCTATATGAAAGAAAACGCTGATACTGAATTTGGTCATACTATGGCGGTGGCATACGATAAACCTCAAAGTCTCCAAAAAGTTGAAAGCTTATATTTTGTGAAAAATGCACATTTCAAGAGTCCTATGGGTAAAAACTTAGCTGCTTTTGTTAAGCAACCTCAAGAATTTGAAAGTATGACTTGGACTCAATTAACAGAAACTTTCTACTGA
- a CDS encoding sigma-54-dependent transcriptional regulator has protein sequence MRNKTVLIVDDSYEVLEVLYRQLSKLGYQTFKAVDVTDAIEILKNSEIDLLLTDLRMPGIDGMELIKYTSEHFPDIPVLVITGFPSVSGAVEAVKSGAMEYLIKPFTIEELKSAVEKAFNEKEEACISQSAVSPLKNIEKSGLIGNSLALEKVLSLVHRIKNNRATVLITGESGTGKELVARAIHYNSKYSQSPFVTVNCGAIPENLLESELFGFVKGSFTGANETRAGFFQAADGGTIFLDEIGNASYAVQALLLRVIQEKEITMIGATRTQKIDVRIIAATNSDLHAMTKTNTFREDLYYRLNVISVHTPSLRERKEDIPQLTHHFIEKYSKEYQKDNINITPKAIELLIRHSWPGNIRELENIIQRSLIMADEIIDVAQLPEYIKIPVPNVKEEEYKTLKEMEKNYILKVLQSVDNNKSKAAEILGIDRKTLRMKIS, from the coding sequence ATGAGAAATAAAACCGTACTAATTGTTGACGATTCTTACGAAGTCTTGGAAGTGCTTTACAGACAACTTTCCAAACTAGGCTATCAGACATTTAAGGCTGTTGATGTAACTGATGCAATAGAAATTCTGAAAAATTCTGAAATAGATTTATTATTGACCGATTTAAGGATGCCTGGAATAGATGGCATGGAGCTGATAAAATACACTTCTGAACACTTTCCTGATATACCTGTATTGGTTATTACTGGATTTCCCTCTGTTTCAGGTGCTGTGGAAGCGGTGAAATCAGGCGCTATGGAATATCTCATTAAACCATTTACTATTGAAGAATTAAAATCAGCAGTAGAAAAAGCATTTAATGAAAAAGAAGAGGCTTGTATTTCGCAATCTGCAGTTAGCCCATTGAAAAACATCGAGAAATCAGGGCTTATTGGTAATTCTCTAGCTCTAGAAAAAGTTCTTTCTCTGGTACACAGAATTAAAAATAATAGAGCCACCGTACTAATAACAGGAGAAAGCGGCACAGGAAAAGAATTAGTGGCTAGAGCTATACATTATAATAGTAAATATTCGCAATCCCCTTTTGTAACAGTTAATTGCGGGGCAATACCTGAAAACCTTTTGGAAAGTGAGCTTTTTGGATTTGTAAAAGGATCGTTTACTGGAGCGAATGAAACCAGAGCTGGATTTTTTCAGGCTGCAGACGGAGGAACTATATTTCTTGATGAAATAGGGAATGCTTCCTATGCAGTACAAGCCTTGTTACTTCGTGTAATTCAAGAGAAAGAAATTACGATGATTGGAGCCACTAGAACCCAAAAAATCGATGTGAGAATAATTGCTGCCACTAACAGTGATCTTCATGCTATGACTAAAACGAATACATTTCGTGAAGACTTATACTACCGATTAAATGTAATATCTGTCCACACACCATCTCTTAGAGAAAGAAAGGAAGATATTCCTCAACTAACTCATCACTTTATCGAAAAATATTCGAAGGAATACCAAAAAGATAATATTAACATTACTCCTAAAGCCATTGAATTATTAATACGACACAGTTGGCCCGGCAATATAAGAGAATTGGAAAATATTATACAACGCTCTTTAATAATGGCTGATGAAATTATAGATGTTGCCCAGCTACCTGAGTATATTAAAATTCCTGTCCCTAATGTAAAGGAAGAAGAATACAAGACCCTGAAAGAGATGGAAAAAAATTATATTCTAAAGGTTTTGCAATCAGTTGATAATAATAAGTCAAAAGCAGCGGAAATTTTAGGTATCGACAGAAAAACTTTACGAATGAAAATAAGCTAA
- the nosZ gene encoding Sec-dependent nitrous-oxide reductase, with translation MKTHYLNYVAGLSLIFLMASCGNQGSETSQVLGGSAAEQAYVAPGEYDEFYAFMSGGYSGQITAYGLPSGRLLKEIPVFSKYPENGYGYSEETKAMFNTSYGEVPWDDSHHIELSQTDGEFDGRWLFVNGNNTPRIARVDLKTFETVEILEIPDVAGLHCAPFITENSEYLVSGTRFSVPIPQKDVPIDTYKKNFKGLINYVSVDPEHGHMELAFQIEMPGFNYDLARNGKGKSHGWSFLTTYNSEQEHSLLEVNASQKDKDLMAVINWKKAEQYMKEGKFTERETSYFHNLMNEETSIAESEEKTLTKILDPKECPDMVYFIPVPKSPHGCDVDPTGEYIVGNGKLSADMSVYSFDKIMKAIEEKNFDGEFDGIPIISYEAALDGIVKKPGLGPLHTEFDGRGNAYTTFFISSEVVKWDVASKEILDRQSTFYSPGHLVIPGGETKKPDGKYLVAMNKITKDRYLPTGPELAHSAQLFDISGDKMKLILDFPTKGEPHYAQAIAADKIQPNSVKFYDIEKNKHPYATLGESKTRVERDGDEVHVYMTAIRSHLAPDNIEGFKVGDKVYFHLTNLEQDWDVPHGFAIQGATNAELLVMPGQTRTLLWEPKRPGVFAFYCTDFCSALHQEMSGYARVSPKGSNVPLKWGLNEKLRENEQAAHDFYEKAKQNANIGK, from the coding sequence ATGAAAACACATTATTTAAATTATGTTGCAGGATTAAGTCTGATTTTTTTAATGGCTTCCTGTGGCAATCAAGGTTCAGAAACCTCCCAAGTTTTGGGAGGTAGCGCAGCGGAGCAGGCTTATGTTGCTCCCGGTGAGTATGATGAGTTTTATGCTTTTATGTCTGGTGGTTATAGTGGACAAATCACTGCCTACGGATTACCTTCAGGAAGATTATTAAAGGAAATTCCTGTTTTTTCAAAATATCCTGAAAATGGATATGGCTACAGTGAAGAAACCAAGGCCATGTTCAATACTTCTTATGGAGAAGTGCCTTGGGATGATTCTCACCATATTGAACTTTCCCAAACAGATGGCGAGTTTGATGGCCGATGGTTATTCGTAAATGGTAACAACACTCCTAGAATTGCCAGAGTGGATTTAAAAACATTCGAAACAGTTGAAATCTTGGAAATTCCTGATGTGGCGGGTTTGCACTGTGCGCCTTTTATAACCGAAAATTCTGAATACCTAGTTTCAGGTACTCGTTTTTCTGTCCCTATCCCTCAAAAAGATGTGCCTATCGATACTTACAAAAAGAATTTCAAAGGCTTAATCAATTATGTTTCGGTTGATCCTGAACATGGTCACATGGAATTAGCCTTCCAAATTGAAATGCCAGGCTTTAATTATGATTTAGCTAGAAATGGGAAAGGAAAATCTCACGGATGGAGCTTTTTAACTACCTACAATTCTGAGCAAGAGCACAGTCTTTTGGAGGTAAACGCATCCCAAAAAGATAAAGATTTGATGGCGGTGATCAACTGGAAAAAAGCTGAGCAATACATGAAAGAAGGGAAATTTACAGAAAGAGAAACTTCCTATTTCCATAATTTAATGAATGAAGAAACTAGCATTGCGGAATCAGAAGAAAAAACCTTAACTAAAATATTGGATCCTAAAGAATGTCCAGATATGGTTTATTTCATTCCGGTTCCAAAATCACCTCATGGTTGCGATGTTGATCCAACTGGTGAATACATTGTAGGGAACGGAAAGCTTTCTGCTGATATGTCTGTTTACTCATTTGACAAAATCATGAAAGCAATTGAAGAGAAAAACTTTGATGGTGAATTTGATGGAATTCCAATTATTAGCTATGAAGCTGCTCTAGATGGCATTGTTAAAAAACCGGGCTTAGGACCATTGCACACAGAATTTGATGGAAGAGGAAATGCTTATACTACTTTCTTTATATCATCTGAAGTAGTGAAATGGGATGTAGCATCTAAAGAAATTTTAGATCGTCAATCAACCTTCTATTCTCCTGGTCACTTAGTAATTCCTGGTGGAGAAACTAAAAAACCAGATGGCAAGTATTTAGTGGCAATGAATAAAATCACTAAAGATCGTTATTTACCAACAGGTCCTGAATTGGCACACTCTGCTCAATTATTTGACATCAGCGGTGATAAAATGAAATTGATTTTAGATTTCCCAACCAAAGGAGAACCGCATTATGCGCAAGCTATTGCTGCAGATAAAATTCAGCCTAATTCTGTCAAATTCTATGATATTGAGAAAAATAAGCACCCTTATGCTACCTTAGGTGAAAGTAAAACTAGAGTAGAGCGTGATGGCGATGAAGTGCATGTTTATATGACTGCAATTAGAAGCCACTTGGCTCCTGATAATATTGAAGGATTTAAAGTAGGAGATAAAGTATATTTCCACCTAACCAATTTAGAACAGGATTGGGATGTGCCACACGGATTTGCAATTCAAGGGGCTACTAATGCTGAATTGTTAGTAATGCCTGGGCAAACTAGAACCTTACTTTGGGAACCTAAAAGACCAGGAGTATTTGCATTCTACTGTACTGATTTCTGTTCCGCGCTTCACCAAGAAATGTCTGGTTATGCTAGAGTTTCTCCTAAAGGCTCAAATGTTCCTTTAAAATGGGGATTAAATGAGAAATTGAGAGAGAATGAACAGGCTGCTCATGATTTCTATGAGAAAGCTAAACAAAATGCCAATATTGGTAAATAA
- a CDS encoding ABC transporter permease subunit: MFKIAKFITADLLKNKVMLLYLIFLWTVCFGLFSLQGQGDKALTGILNVSLLVTPMICLIFATIYFYNMYEFMMLMHAQPIKRKTLFMALYLSLAVVFTCVYLLGAGIPLLIMNAGAASIFMIIGTAFLNFIFVALALGVAVWTKDKSKGMGFSLLIWVYFVLLFDGIILLLMYNFSDYPIEKLVLYISFLNPVDLMRILVLMQTEAAALMGYSGAIFQKVFTENWGISIILLVMLVWTVLPLGLSLKAYNKKDL; this comes from the coding sequence ATGTTTAAAATAGCCAAATTTATAACAGCTGACTTACTGAAAAATAAAGTCATGTTGCTCTACTTAATATTTTTGTGGACAGTGTGTTTTGGTCTTTTTAGTTTGCAAGGGCAGGGAGATAAAGCTTTAACTGGCATACTGAATGTTAGCCTATTAGTGACGCCCATGATATGCCTGATTTTCGCTACCATATATTTTTACAATATGTATGAGTTTATGATGCTGATGCATGCACAGCCAATCAAGAGAAAAACGCTGTTTATGGCATTGTATTTAAGTCTTGCTGTAGTTTTTACTTGCGTTTACCTACTCGGGGCAGGTATTCCTCTACTCATTATGAATGCTGGGGCCGCTTCCATATTTATGATCATAGGGACTGCATTTCTTAATTTCATATTTGTTGCGCTTGCTTTAGGAGTAGCTGTTTGGACCAAAGACAAATCAAAAGGAATGGGATTCTCACTTCTGATCTGGGTATATTTTGTACTCCTTTTTGATGGAATTATTCTGCTTTTAATGTATAATTTCAGCGACTACCCAATTGAAAAGTTAGTCTTATATATCAGCTTTTTAAACCCTGTTGATTTGATGCGAATCCTGGTTCTGATGCAAACAGAGGCAGCGGCTTTAATGGGCTATAGTGGTGCTATTTTTCAAAAAGTATTTACCGAGAATTGGGGCATCAGCATTATTTTGCTAGTCATGCTGGTATGGACTGTTCTTCCACTTGGATTATCACTAAAAGCCTACAACAAAAAGGATTTATAA